The Novosphingobium terrae genome has a window encoding:
- the rplB gene encoding 50S ribosomal protein L2 produces MALKSYNPTSPARRGLVLVDKSSLWKGKPVKALTEGKSKTGGRNNKGHVTSRGIAGGHKQKYRFIDFKRRKWDAPATVERLEYDPNRTAFIALVKYEDGEQTYILAPQRLAVGDVIVAGEKTDVKPGNAMLLSQMPVGTIIHNVEMKPGKGGQIARSAGTYVQVVGRDRGMVIVRLNSGEQRYLRGDCMGTVGAVSNPDNANQNLAKAGRNRWLGKRPLTRGVAKNPVDHPHGGGEGRTSGGRHPVTPWGKPTKGARTRHNKRTDNMIIRSRHAKKKR; encoded by the coding sequence ATGGCACTTAAGAGCTATAACCCGACCAGCCCGGCCCGTCGTGGCCTCGTTCTGGTCGACAAGTCGTCCTTGTGGAAGGGCAAGCCGGTCAAGGCGCTTACCGAAGGTAAGAGCAAGACCGGTGGCCGTAACAACAAGGGCCATGTGACCTCGCGCGGTATCGCCGGCGGTCACAAGCAGAAGTATCGTTTCATCGACTTCAAGCGTCGCAAGTGGGATGCCCCCGCGACCGTGGAGCGTCTGGAATACGATCCCAACCGCACGGCCTTCATCGCTCTGGTGAAGTACGAGGACGGCGAGCAGACCTACATCCTGGCGCCTCAGCGCCTGGCCGTGGGTGACGTGATCGTCGCCGGCGAAAAGACCGACGTGAAGCCCGGCAATGCCATGCTTCTGTCCCAGATGCCGGTCGGCACCATCATCCACAATGTGGAGATGAAGCCGGGCAAGGGCGGTCAGATCGCGCGTTCGGCCGGCACCTATGTGCAGGTCGTGGGTCGTGACCGTGGCATGGTGATCGTTCGCCTGAACTCGGGCGAGCAGCGTTACCTGCGTGGCGATTGCATGGGCACCGTTGGCGCCGTGTCGAACCCCGACAACGCCAACCAGAACCTGGCGAAGGCCGGTCGCAACCGCTGGCTGGGCAAGCGCCCGCTGACCCGCGGTGTGGCCAAGAACCCCGTCGACCACCCGCACGGTGGTGGTGAAGGCCGTACTTCGGGTGGTCGTCACCCGGTTACGCCTTGGGGCAAGCCGACCAAGGGTGCTCGCACGCGCCACAACAAGCGGACGGACAATATGATCATCCGCTCGCGCCACGCCAAGAAGAAGAGGTAA
- the rpsS gene encoding 30S ribosomal protein S19 — translation MARSVWKGPFVDLHLLKKAEAAQDAGSRAAPVKTWSRRSTILPQFVGLTFNVYNGHKFIPVSVNEDMVGHKLGEFAPTRSFPGHAADKKGKR, via the coding sequence ATGGCTCGTTCCGTTTGGAAAGGTCCTTTCGTCGACCTGCACCTGCTCAAGAAGGCGGAAGCCGCGCAGGATGCTGGCTCGCGCGCTGCCCCGGTGAAGACCTGGTCGCGCCGTTCGACGATCCTGCCGCAGTTCGTTGGTCTGACGTTCAACGTCTACAACGGGCACAAGTTCATCCCCGTGTCCGTCAACGAGGACATGGTCGGCCACAAGCTTGGTGAATTCGCGCCCACGCGCTCGTTCCCGGGTCACGCCGCTGACAAGAAGGGCAAGCGCTGA
- the rplV gene encoding 50S ribosomal protein L22 yields the protein MSKPKAPRRVGDNEALSVGTQIRGSAQKLNLVAALIRNRKAEDALNILTFSKKAMAVDAKKVLASAIANAENNHNLDVDNLVVVEASVGKSITMKRFHTRGRGKSTRILKPFSRLRIVVREVQQEA from the coding sequence ATGAGCAAGCCTAAAGCTCCCCGTCGCGTTGGCGACAACGAAGCCCTGTCGGTCGGCACGCAGATCCGCGGTTCGGCCCAGAAGCTGAACCTGGTGGCTGCGCTGATCCGCAACCGCAAGGCGGAAGACGCGCTCAACATCCTGACCTTCTCGAAGAAGGCCATGGCTGTCGATGCGAAGAAGGTGCTGGCCTCGGCCATCGCCAACGCCGAGAACAACCACAACCTGGACGTCGACAACCTCGTCGTCGTCGAGGCGTCGGTCGGCAAGTCGATCACGATGAAGCGCTTTCATACCCGCGGCCGTGGCAAGTCCACCCGCATTCTGAAGCCCTTCAGCCGTCTGCGCATCGTGGTGCGCGAAGTTCAGCAGGAGGCTTGA